Proteins co-encoded in one Dendropsophus ebraccatus isolate aDenEbr1 chromosome 9, aDenEbr1.pat, whole genome shotgun sequence genomic window:
- the LOC138800444 gene encoding forkhead box protein J1.2-like, protein MPVLSSNLQACHMEKDNIREDDSLTNLQWLQDFSIWSSDLSSFAISCPPATNKTQGPCSPPAGDTASCQAARGGKQRSTMGSNAWPSLPSSVPNPIQEVDYRTNPNVKPPYSYATLICMAMEASQQRKLTLSAIYNWITQNFCYYRHADPSWQNSIRHNLSLNKCFMKVPRGKDEPGKGGFWQMDPRYADMFVNGVLRRRRMPASHLDPPRCNNVAVHHPYQSSVRPNNRQTPRSSCSYKQLRRQEKPSPVLPALRAQERHGDNLFSSENDHLNGSNFDDLDLQTALISMWWEGDLGPSGVNASVVNTSNLEVAQQEPAIMDSQWFLPPDHHPTWQELKEEPVTNQWYIDNGYVEDVLYECPPWERAETL, encoded by the exons ATGCCTGTCCTTTCTTCCAATCTCCAGGCTTGTCACATGGAGAAGGACAATATCCGAGAAGACGACAGCTTAACCAACCTACAATGGCTTCAAGACTTTTCCATTTGGAGTTCAGACTTGTCTTCTTTTGCTATATCTTGTCCTCCAGCAACTAACAAGACCCAAGGTCCATGCAGTCCCCCAGCTGGAGATACAGCCTCCTGCCAGGCTGCTCGTGGAGGAAAACAGAGATCCACCATGGGATCCAATGCCTGGCCTTCGTTACCTTCATCTGTACCAAATCCTATCCAAGAAGTGGATTATAGAACAAATCCTAATGTTAAACCGCCATATTCCTATGCCACCCTTATATGCATGGCTATGGAGGCCAGTCAGCAGAGGAAACTCACCCTGTCCGCCATATACAACTGGATCACGCAGAACTTCTGTTACTATAGGCACGCTGACCCAAGCTGGCAG AATTCCATCCGCCATAACCTCTCTCTGAATAAATGCTTCATGAAAGTCCCCAGAGGCAAAGATGAACCTGGGAAGGGCGGATTTTGGCAGATGGATCCTCGCTACGCTGATATGTTTGTGAACGGAGTactgagaagaagaagaatgccAGCTTCTCATCTTGACCCTCCAAGATGCAACAACGTAGCAGTTCACCATCCCTACCAGTCATCCGTACGACCAAATAATCGCCAAACTCCACGTTCTTCTTGCAGCTACAAGCAGCTTAGGAGGCAAGAGAAGCCCAGTCCTGTTTTGCCAGCCCTGAGGGCACAGGAACGACATGGGGACAACCTCTTTTCTTCTGAAAATGATCATCTGAATGGAAGCAACTTTGATGACCTGGATCTGCAGACAGCCTTAATATCGATGTGGTGGGAAGGAGACTTGGGACCTTCTGGGGTCAACGCCTCAGTTGTGAACACCTCCAATTTGGAAGTAGCCCAACAGGAACCTGCCATAATGGATAGCCAATGGTTCCTGCCTCCTGACCACCACCCAACTTGGCAAGAGTTAAAAGAGGAACCTGTAACAAATCAGTGGTACATAGACAATGGTTACGTTGAGGATGTTTTGTACGAATGCCCACCATGGGAACGGGCAGAGACATTATGA
- the LOC138801833 gene encoding nuclear factor 7, brain-like: MALPNDELICSICLSIFKDPVMLNCGHNYCRGCINLALNTCNGSRPYSCPECRCQFLQRPVLLGNRKLSNIIQYLQEHSQKKLQNSLLDLTRKREATKKRAESLNKQKSKIQETSDLLEKTMDMFFKMIIKDIKNFRKTALREISRKREHALMQVSRSIQDLEIRKNELSRKIQETQEMLNMADTTTFLQQEPDTEDGYLQGVSAEIHLDEKPINLIVRRCLSSVNATLSEVMTSNPGPKASDILLDVKTACNYIRVSPDCRSASYVSVDQGNPERSGRFNVCQVLSTCSSSAQQYWEVDVSKAKEWIVGVAYHSIDRKTLDEDAYIGFNEKSWCLENRNGLSALHNKVRDNVTVKSPVELLGVYVDYDSGIISFYQLNDYIRHLYSFSATFTEGLHAAFYVFPDSCFTIQKREPRAKAGFPKRLSLVW, from the coding sequence ATGGCGTTACCAAATGACGAGCTGATCTGCTCCATCTGTCTGAGCATCTTTAAGGATCCTGTGATGCTGAATTGTGGGCACAACTACTGCCGGGGGTGCATCAATCTAGCTCTGAACACCTGCAATGGATCTAGACCTTACAGCTGCCCGGAGTGCAGATGTCAGTTCCTGCAACGTCCTGTACTGCTGGGAAACAGAAAGCTGTCTAACATCATACAGTATCTGCAGGAGCATTCTCAGAAGAAACTGCAAAATTCTCTTCTGGATCTTACCAGAAAGAGAGAAGCCACCAAAAAGAGGGCGGAGAGTCTcaacaaacaaaaaagtaaaattcAAGAAACCTCAGATCTTCTAGAGAAGACAATGGACATGTTCTTTAAGATGATCATAAAAGACATCAAGAACTTCCGAAAGACTGCTCTACGAGAGATCTCCAGAAAGAGGGAGCATGCCCTGATGCAGGTCTCCAGATCCATCCAGGACCTGGAGATACGGAAGAATGAGCTGTCCAGGAAGATACAGGAGACCCAGGAGATGCTCAACATGGCTGATACCACAACCTTCTTACAGCAGGAGCCTGACACAGAGGACGGGTATCTCCAAGGTGTCAGTGCTGAGATTCACTTAGATGAAAAGCCCATCAATCTAattgtgaggagatgtctgtccAGTGTGAACGCTACCCTCTCTGAAGTCATGACGTCAAACCCTGGGCCGAAGGCTTCCGATATACTGCTGGATGTAAAAACCGCCTGTAACTACATACGTGTATCACCTGACTGCAGGTCGGCTTCTTACGTCTCCGTGGATCAGGGGAATCCAGAAAGATCGGGGCGATTTAACGTCTGTCAGGTTTTGAGCACTTGTAGCTCCTCGGCACAGCAATATTGGGAAGTGGATGTCAGTAAAGCCAAGGAATGGATTGTTGGAGTGGCTTACCATAGCATAGACAGGAAAACACTGGATGAAGACGCCTACATTGGTTTTAATGAGAAGTCGTGGTGTCTGGAAAATCGCAATGGTCTTTCTGCTCTTCACAATAAAGTGAGGGATAACGTGACTGTGAAATCTCCGGTAGAGCTGCTCGGAGTATATGTGGACTATGATTCTGGCATCATATCCTTCTATCAGCTGAATGACTATATCAGACACTTATATAGCTTTTCTGCCACCTTCACCGAGGGCCTTCACGCTGCCTTCTATGTGTTCCCTGACAGCTGCTTTACAATCCAAAAAAGGGAGCCTCGGGCAAAGGCCGGATTTCCAAAGAGGCTTTCTCTAGTGTGGTGA